The sequence below is a genomic window from Mugil cephalus isolate CIBA_MC_2020 chromosome 14, CIBA_Mcephalus_1.1, whole genome shotgun sequence.
GGCAGACCCGTCTCCAAGGACACTAAGGACAAGCCTTCTGCGAGTCAAGCGGAGAAGTTGGGTCAGGCAGCAGACGGCACCGTCATCGAGAAGGCGTCCGGAGGCAAGTGGATCGACTATGACGCGAGCCCCAAAAGAGCCAGCGCAGAGACTAAGAAAGACGATGCAGCCTCTGgccttgaaggcaaagggtccGGCGGCCCTCTGTGGAAAAGTGTTGGTACCGTGTCCCCTCCTCCATCAAAGAGCCCCACGAAGCCCGGACAAACGGCCTCGTTTGGTGGCTTTGGATTCTTCCCGAAGGAAGATGGCAAACCTGGCGATAAGGCTGTGTTCTCTGCTGCCTTCAAAAAGTATgtccaggcctttttttttttttatttatttttattgtagaTATTGGAAttgtttcctctttaattttattttcctaacAAATTACAAACATTATTTGTCTTTCAAAGATGTTTAGCATTTTTCAAAGATCCTCGGAAGAAAACAGGTTAAAAAGGAATGAAACATAAGACTCCTGAGTTTAAGTGCAAAATGTAGCCGGCTGTTGACCATTTTCTGAGACGAAGTTGTATGAAATCCTACTTACTTAGGACGGTGATGGTTACGTGAGTATAATTACTGAAATGTGAGTTCTGGGCTTTACTCTTTGTATTAGGGCTGGGCTTTTTAGAAATTAAAATCTGCCAACTGGTCTGCATCTGCATAAGTGTTTAGAGGGAGGATGTATAGAGGTTTATCTCCCACCAGTTTCCAGCTGGAggtgatttcattttttataaatgcataaaaaggcAGAATGAAGAATTTAAAAGTACATCAAAAAAGTTATTAATGAGCcaaagtgtaaataaaattacacaAGAAAACACGTTTTGTGTTTAGGGTAACAGCTCTCACAATAAGGGAAAACATGGCATAATAATCCAGGCCAATCTGAGctccattattttttatttaatgagaaTTTTCTCATTTCCAGGTACATATGTTCACAGAATTATAGCTCATGTTCTTTACATTTATAGTgatagaaaaattaaaataacacacaaagaaatgcttAGACTTGCCCTTAAGACGGCAAAAATGTTTGACataatttaataaatcaaaaatatgttttataaaaacagtttcattAGGATGCCCATCcctggtgtgtattttatttttttattttttactttcaacTGATATGCAGCACTTGTGTGGTCTTGCTTTCTTTCCCCTCTTACATTGTTCTCCTCAGTCTTGAGCATCATTATAAGCATATTAACGGTGGATTTCATGTTTCAGGTGCTAAAGCTTTCTCTGGTTCTCTGTTTCAGGTTCTTggctgataaaaataaaaagcaagcGGCCGACAAAGAGAACGGTCGCGATAAGGAGCAGAACACGGCGGATAGAGAACTAGAAAAAGGCAGCAAGTCCGGAGAGCTCTTCAACATCTCGTCCGCTTCTTTCGGTGACTCCAAAGAAGACAAGACCGTGCCTTTCTTTGACGATGGCGAAGAGGAGTTCTTCAAATCACATGGGCTGAAAGAGGGTGACAGCGAGGAAGACGACGAAGTCAAACCTGCTGTCACCCCTCTGGACATTTTTGGTAAATGGGGCGACGAGCCGAGCTACTCGACATCGTACCCGTCTGTGAAGGAGAAGAACCGGAGGGAGGAAAAGACGGAGCCCATAGATCACATGGAGGAGGAGTCGTACCGAAGCAGCCGCAAACACAGCTccaagaaagaggagaagtccaagaagaaggagaagaaagaaaaggagaagtcCAGGAGAAGTCTGTCTCCTCCCACGACCTCCAGAGAGAAAGACCGGCCGCTGTTTCCTGGAGCTTTCCCTCCTCGAGAACCATCACCTGTCCGACATCTGTCTGCATCCAGGGAAGACTTTGAGCTCAAATTCGGTTCTTTAGATGAAATACCCAGGTACATCCAGTCACACCCTCTCAGTTAATGTACAAACAATGTTTCAGCACAAATACAAGACCAACCACCTTTTACAACTtctattttccttcttttaagGAACTCAACACTCATCCTGTGTCAGACAtatgttaatttaattacagTTAATTTGTAGCAGAGGTTCAGGTATTTAATGTGAACAAATGCAAGAGTTATATTTACTCACATTAACATACAAAATTCAGAACTAACTTCATGGAAAGTTTTGACATTTCTAGAAATTGGCTTATTCACATTTGTATTAAATGTTAGATACCATCTTATATGTGCACTGTCAGTAAATATGAAGCATTGTTTGacaagaaatattaaacaaacCCCACATAATCTATAGAGCAGCAGCACAATACTGCGTCCAGCCAATAAGAATATCTAATGGATATGAATGTCATATATTATTGTATAACaatctataaaaatatttaatcttaTATTGGATCCAGTACATTTCTGCATTAGTTTTCATTAATCAGTTCATGAATctcttttctcttgttcttgCAGCTCTTCACTGACTAAAGAGCTGCTCAATCCCTCTAAGAAAGACCCAGAGTTTCGCTCCATTTTCCAGCACATTCAGTCGACACAGCTCCGTCGCAGCCCCTCAGAGCTGTTTGCTCAGCACATAGTCTCAATTGTGCATTACATCAAAGGTAGTGTGACCTGCCCTGGTTGTGTCTCAtctctgcagcagaaaacaaGCTCCACCAGTTCCATTACTTCCACATTTGTGAACTAGCATCACTGTTCCGTTGCCGTCTGTGCAATAAGgcctgtttgttgtttttgtttgcagctcAACACTTCCACTCTACAGACATGACTTTAAGTGAGCGGTTTGCCATATaccaaagaaaagcagcagaggtaGAAATGATGAAGCCAAGGAAGAGCCCAGAAATCCACAGGTATCCTCAAGAACTAACTGACTCCTTGTCGTCTTTACGATCGGTCTGATGTCCACAAATCAGAGGGTTCCTACTCTGTGTCAAGCCCTCACTTCCCATGTTACTGCAGTTAGATCAGGAATActtgttaatataatattgtcCCCACGTTCTGTCTAAGCTCCAGTATTTCATGTCTTACATGTCTTTCCATGGGAGGGGACGCCAGCATTGCTAGTATTTTTCTAATCTTACAATAGTAACAAAGGAagtcatgtatttttttgtggtggtttCAACAAACACGTCCAgtgctttgttttgtaattGACATGCagtcttttccctcctctctcaggAGAATCGATGTCTCCCCCAGTGCCTTTAAGAGGCACTCTCACCTGTTTGAGGATATGGAGGAGGCGAGCTACAAGGTGACGAGCCCCTTTTGAAATTTGACGTATTTGGAAACAAGCAACTCTGAGAACAATCCAGAGCAGCAGTGTTCAgctttgtgcttttctttctaAAGGATGCGTATTTCTAAATCAAAAGAGCCCAATTGTGTTTTGTAAGTGCCAAGCAAGCTACCCCCCAGCCTATGAGATATGGTTATTGATTGGGTATGTACGAACCCAAGCAAAGGCTTAAAGGAAGTGAATTAAGATCCCGAGTCCAAGCCTCTCAAG
It includes:
- the thrap3b gene encoding thyroid hormone receptor-associated protein 3b isoform X3 produces the protein MKTCTGSRSRSRSRSHSPSYRNYPSRDYQNNRGGFRGYNRGYRRPYHYRGRNRGYYARGHYQNRGGGYGYKSNWQGGGGGGGGGGWHDRHHDQDHHPHSPRRGRSRSRTPKKRSGSRSRSRYSDRSSSGRSRRSRRSSYSSRSRSSSPRRRSSKGRPVSKDTKDKPSASQAEKLGQAADGTVIEKASGGKWIDYDASPKRASAETKKDDAASGLEGKGSGGPLWKSVGTVSPPPSKSPTKPGQTASFGGFGFFPKEDGKPGDKAVFSAAFKKFLADKNKKQAADKENGRDKEQNTADRELEKGSKSGELFNISSASFGDSKEDKTVPFFDDGEEEFFKSHGLKEGDSEEDDEVKPAVTPLDIFGKWGDEPSYSTSYPSVKEKNRREEKTEPIDHMEEESYRSSRKHSSKKEEKSKKKEKKEKEKSRRSLSPPTTSREKDRPLFPGAFPPREPSPVRHLSASREDFELKFGSLDEIPSSSLTKELLNPSKKDPEFRSIFQHIQSTQLRRSPSELFAQHIVSIVHYIKAQHFHSTDMTLSERFAIYQRKAAEVEMMKPRKSPEIHRRIDVSPSAFKRHSHLFEDMEEASYKDPSKKFKGDVMDLRLDIERRKRFAGREPEYKREGGKSPGGSRGPSRERSSEKSGKHHKKSKKGKKKRDRSPSSSSSSSSPSPYPPPFRGKEYMGEGMEHPEEGFSHPRYPPRDYAGPGDRGPREYEGYNTERGRGRGFFPRVRGRGWNRGNYPGNNSNGNPANMNPPVRPPEEEWDPEYTPKSRKYYLSSSISFQHDDRDGEKTWVDNRGRGRGSFPNRRGRFVYRKGGSSPKWTHDMFQGGEEGELGDDGLEVEHKETKSAGDGAASKP